One part of the Acidobacteriota bacterium genome encodes these proteins:
- a CDS encoding isocitrate/isopropylmalate dehydrogenase family protein has product MASEAIERAKAHFGALLERQLERVEGIKSEQDWIDYTKVSPIVVGIIGGDGIGPTIAAEAEWVLREILADEIASGKIELRTIEGLTIERRAEVGKPIPDDVLEEIRRCHVTLKGPTTTPRKGDPWPNIESANVAMRKELDLFANVRPVRVPERGIDWTFFRENTEDVYALGSEGLDVDDDISIDFRLITEPAAERIARLAFDYARRNGKKRVTIVTKANVVKATDGRFLRACYRVAEEYPDIETDDWYIDIMTAKLVDEKRRTGFQVLILPNLYGDILTDEAAEFQGGVGTAGSANIGKRYAMFEAIHGSAPRMVKEGRAKYADPSSMIRAAAMLLGHIGYPERQRRLEMALDICGQYERKVVVTGRDTGATGHEFAEYVMQTLRDPELEARHRELTPSPR; this is encoded by the coding sequence GTGGCTTCAGAGGCGATCGAGAGGGCGAAAGCGCATTTCGGCGCGCTGCTCGAAAGGCAGCTCGAGCGCGTCGAGGGGATCAAGTCGGAGCAGGACTGGATCGACTACACGAAGGTCTCGCCGATCGTGGTCGGCATCATCGGCGGGGACGGGATCGGCCCGACCATCGCCGCGGAGGCGGAGTGGGTGCTGCGGGAGATCCTCGCCGACGAGATCGCGTCGGGAAAGATCGAGCTGCGGACCATCGAGGGCCTCACCATCGAGCGCCGCGCGGAGGTCGGCAAGCCGATCCCGGACGACGTGTTGGAGGAGATCCGCCGCTGCCACGTCACGCTCAAGGGCCCGACCACGACCCCGCGGAAGGGCGATCCCTGGCCCAACATCGAGAGCGCGAACGTGGCGATGCGCAAGGAGCTCGACCTGTTCGCCAACGTCCGGCCGGTGCGCGTCCCCGAACGCGGGATCGATTGGACGTTCTTCCGGGAGAACACCGAGGACGTCTATGCCCTCGGCTCCGAAGGGCTCGATGTCGACGACGACATCTCCATCGACTTCCGGCTGATCACCGAGCCGGCCGCCGAGCGCATCGCGCGGCTCGCCTTCGACTACGCCCGCCGCAACGGGAAGAAGCGGGTGACGATCGTCACCAAGGCGAACGTCGTCAAGGCCACGGACGGCCGCTTCCTCCGCGCCTGCTACCGGGTCGCCGAGGAGTACCCGGACATCGAGACGGACGACTGGTACATCGACATCATGACCGCCAAGCTGGTCGACGAGAAGCGGCGGACCGGCTTCCAGGTGTTGATCCTCCCCAACCTCTACGGCGACATCCTCACCGACGAGGCGGCGGAGTTCCAGGGCGGCGTCGGCACGGCGGGCAGCGCGAACATTGGCAAGCGGTACGCGATGTTCGAGGCGATCCACGGGAGCGCCCCGCGGATGGTCAAGGAAGGGCGCGCGAAGTACGCCGACCCGAGCAGCATGATCCGCGCCGCGGCGATGCTGCTCGGACACATCGGTTACCCGGAGCGGCAGCGGCGCCTGGAGATGGCGCTCGACATCTGCGGCCAGTACGAGCGGAAGGTCGTCGTCACCGGGCGCGACACCGGAGCGACGGGACACGAGTTTGCCGAGTACGTCATGCAGACGCTGCGCGACCCGGAGCTCGAAGCGCGTCACCGCGAGCTGACGCCGTCGCCCCGCTGA